One window of the Pieris brassicae chromosome 2, ilPieBrab1.1, whole genome shotgun sequence genome contains the following:
- the LOC123720348 gene encoding VWFA and cache domain-containing protein 1: MNIQCFILIIGVSRVLSQNEDCTTNSSRCDYKLSIKQLSHTLATKLTEYTVKELGSEYTSHLEVRTAYKLNYDTTDALLSNIVEKLNFKLSSAVNILLDMKESLDLNNTLTFTHPCPFNSIRKSVFVKPSYVSKDPQINMLERFKDLKIKRQYFLAHIDYATDKDCTNIPHSNLRYLYHKVFHGSPKLVVFIIDNNMRMESLQHAINIAKETVYALQSIDMIALKITNMTSFIKFEDICSNDDVSNIGNATESNKLLFREYLSTIDFSSTSLPPQTIGRELRTLLNGTHLPENKLLIFLTDTKVMDNDIWLKIFPHSTNENVKFAIGLLYENYIDKNCSLGILHFDKWHNHSNNHSVMKMHINDSGVIGQVASAFISLLPNKYDQNLKVELPIWEATERDFIVSMVIPTSSGILGLDLYWSDLAEDIIYFKGNIHRRAFVMDFSGTILMHTYFPRPEAISEKIKFTTLDKIETSPFIENVMQEMLLNSSGKMTVIKNNTTSKVTYSWKWVRQLYIACIVFEESNSTIFNISNTFLTRTNKEILFHRIDLFPPRTGRICRHFKQISTIEQGTVYLSPSSFQSPFTYLYDMSDGQEAITYMQNYLAYLRSVAHGLLSNPGLKSEIQHDVGFLNSILSFYKRQHLHGSLSKYVVRRYAVTDSGVLVMFPGTVLEYDYEPVRRPWYTHAIENPGKIILTSPNLDVGGAGYIVTISFSIKSPSYPAMVVAMDVTMGFLYKLLIDSSPLCSMSYNKCFMMNNRGYLVSHPGLMDPNGSGPIEQQHITHKESMIAIDMLNHKGFVTKRLCNNVYDKTIQRYYDFNTSLSSVLSNVVSTDHCVHYYITAIPGTNAFIGLINASCSVGAFCPCSMVDRLCLNCNRMEQTECECPCECSSEQFECPNSNSSNFIQNVPLCGITPESNNHKSHYFHNVAENLKSCFEFQCEAYLTHSACLGVLGCEWCQIDADGRSPLSTPFCTSQSTCFNGVLGAVTPYGEGTFGHINKDAFASYSAIGPVAGFIVTVSLIIAVATYCYKQNTSTASCHNLYVDGPAETWHDADVQMGQLQSDGMHDSSGQDKLLPALEIEAPISPYRVVTGYRRPHTAGGSDQGYSTMTPHEDSEATGFSVNDPTVLSDDTKSDVSFPPPARVKPRLMHTDLTMTVLPCGKNSVLAPVTVHRNMEAS, translated from the coding sequence ATGAACATACAATGTTTTATACTCATTATCGGCGTTTCTAGAGTGCTTTCGCAAAATGAAGATTGCACTACAAATAGCAGCCGATGTGACTATAAGTTAAGTATAAAGCAGTTGTCTCATACTCTAGCTACCAAGTTAACAGAATATACTGTCAAAGAATTAGGAAGCGAGTATACATCGCATTTAGAAGTACGAACTGCATATAAACTGAACTATGATACAACAGATGCATTGCTCTCCAACATAGTAGAAAAACTGAACTTTAAACTTTCTTCAGCAGTGAATATACTTTTGGATATGAAGGAATctcttgatttaaataatacacttACATTTACTCATCCATGTCCCTTTAATTCTATCAGAAAATCAGTTTTTGTTAAACCAAGTTATGTTTCTAAAGATCCCCAAATAAATATGCTTGAACGCTTTAAAGATTTGAAGataaaaagacaatacttCTTAGCACACATTGATTATGCAACAGACAAAGATTGTACAAATATACCTCATTCTAATTTACGGTATTTATACCATAAAGTTTTTCATGGAAGCCCAAAATTAGTTGTTTTCatcattgataataatatgagAATGGAATCGTTACAGCATGCTATTAATATTGCAAAAGAAACTGTATATGCTTTGCAATCTATAGATATGATTGCTTTAAAGATTACTAATATGACAAGCTTTATCAAGTTTGAAGATATCTGTAGTAATGATGATGTGTCCAATATTGGTAATGCTACAGAGAGTAACAAATTACTGTTTCGTGAATATTTGTCAACAATAGATTTTTCATCCACAAGTCTTCCCCCTCAAACAATTGGTAGAGAATTAAGAACACTCTTGAATGGAACACATTTACcagaaaacaaattattaatttttttgacagATACAAAAGTAATGGATAATGATATATGGTTAAAGATATTCCCACATtcaacaaatgaaaatgtaaaGTTTGCCATTGGTTTACTGTATGAAAACTACATTGATAAAAATTGTTCTTTGGGTATTTTACACTTTGACAAGTGGCACAATCATTCTAATAATCATTCTGTTATGAAaatgcatatcaatgacagtGGAGTGATTGGCCAAGTAGCTTCTGCATTTATATCATTGCTGCCTAATAAGTATGACCAGAATCTGAAAGTAGAATTACCTATTTGGGAAGCAACAGAAAGggattttattgtttctatGGTTATTCCAACATCAAGCGGCATCCTTGGTTTGGATTTATACTGGTCTGATCTCGCCgaagatataatttattttaaaggaaatattcACAGGCGAGCATTTGTCATGGATTTTTCAGGTACAATTCTTATGCATACATACTTTCCAAGACCTGAAGCCATTtctgaaaaaattaaatttacaactttGGATAAAATTGAAACCTCTCcatttattgaaaatgttatGCAAGAAATGCTTTTAAACAGTTCAGGTAAAATGACtgtaattaagaataatacaACAAGTAAAGTCACTTATTCATGGAAATGGGTAAGACAACTCTATATTGCTTGTATTGTTTTTGAGGAATCAAAttctacaatatttaatatatcaaatacCTTTCTTACAAGAACAAATAAAGAGATTCTTTTTCATAGAATAGATTTATTTCCTCCAAGGACTGGTAGGATTTGTAGACATTTTAAACAGATTTCAACCATTGAACAGGGTACTGTGTACTTAAGTCCTTCTAGTTTTCAATCACCATTTACTTATCTCTATGATATGAGCGATGGTCAAGAGGCTATAACATATATGCAGAATTACTTAGCTTATCTTAGGAGTGTTGCTCATGGTTTGTTATCAAATCCTGGTCTGAAAAGTGAAATACAGCATGATGTAGgctttttaaattctatattatcTTTCTATAAGAGACAACATTTGCATGGCAGCCTTTCCAAATATGTAGTCAGGAGGTATGCAGTAACAGATAGTGGAGTTCTTGTAATGTTTCCTGGGACTGTGTTAGAATATGATTATGAACCAGTGAGAAGACCCTGGTACACACATGCTATAGAAAATCCTGGAAAAATCATATTAACTTCACCTAATTTGGATGTTGGTGGTGCAGGATATATTGTTACAATTTCGTTTTCTATTAAGAGTCCTAGTTATCCTGCCATGGTAGTAGCAATGGATGTAACTATGggatttttatacaaacttCTGATAGATAGTTCACCTCTATGTTCCATGTCatataacaaatgttttatgaTGAATAATAGGGGTTATTTAGTATCCCATCCTGGTCTAATGGATCCAAATGGTTCAGGCCCAATTGAGCAACAACATATAACACATAAAGAATCAATGATTGCAATTGATATGTTGAATCACAAAGGGTTCGTTACTAAAAGGTTATGCAACAATGTCTATGATAAAACAATTCAAAGATACTATGATTTCAACACATCCTTGTCTTCTGTCCTATCAAATGTTGTATCCACTGATCATTGTGTACACTATTATATAACTGCTATACCTGGTACTAACGCATTCATCGGCCTCATTAATGCGTCATGCAGTGTAGGCGCTTTTTGCCCCTGCAGTATGGTAGATCGTCtatgtttaaattgtaatcGTATGGAACAAACGGAGTGCGAATGCCCTTGCGAGTGTAGCTCGGAACAGTTTGAATGTCCCAATTCAAACTCTTCAAATTTTATCCAGAATGTGCCGCTGTGCGGAATTACTCCCGAAAGTAATAATCATAAATCCCACTACTTCCACAATGTAGCAGAAAATCTTAAGTCATGCTTTGAGTTTCAGTGTGAGGCATATCTCACGCATTCCGCTTGTTTGGGTGTATTAGGCTGCGAATGGTGCCAAATTGATGCCGATGGCCGATCCCCTTTGTCAACTCCTTTCTGTACGTCACAGTCAACTTGTTTTAATGGTGTGCTGGGTGCTGTGACTCCATATGGTGAGGGTACCTTTGGTCATATAAATAAGGATGCATTTGCTAGTTATTCAGCCATAGGTCCTGTAGCAGGGTTTATTGTAACAGTTAGCTTGATAATAGCTGTAGCAACATACTGTTATAAACAGAATACCTCTACTGCAAGTTGTCACAATTTATACGTTGACGGTCCTGCTGAAACATGGCATGATGCAGATGTGCAGATGGGTCAGTTACAATCTGATGGTATGCATGATTCTTCTGGACAAGATAAGCTATTACCAGCTTTGGAAATTGAAGCTCCAATATCTCCCTACCGTGTGGTTACGGGATATAGACGGCCACATACAGCGGGGGGCTCTGATCAGGGTTACTCTACGATGACACCTCATGAGGATTCAGAAGCAACTGGCTTTTCTGTAAATGATCCAACCGTACTATCAGATGATACAAAGTCTGATGTTAGTTTTCCTCCTCCGGCAAGGGTTAAACCACGGCTTATGCATACAGATTTAACCATGACTGTATTACCGTGTGGAAAAAATAGCGTTTTAGCCCCTGTGACCGTCCATAGAAACATGGAAGCTtcttag